CCGATGGCGAGGTGATCGGCGGCTTTCGTGCCTATCATACGCCGGGTCACACCGCCGGCCACATGGTGTACCTCCACGAGGGACTCGACGTCGCCTTCCTCGGGGACTGCGTGCGTGAGTCGGAACATACCCTCGAACCCATGCCGGGCTTCCTGTGTGCGGATTCGAAGCGCAACCACGAGAGCATCAAGGAGTTCTTCGAGCGCGCGCCGACCTTCGAGTACGGCGCGCCGGGCCACGGCGAGCCCATCACTGCCGGGGCGAGCGCGGTGTTGCGCCGCGTCGCGGCCGGGCTGTAGGCCCCAACCCTTATTCCGCCGTCTCGGATATGACCCTACATGGCGCTGCAGTACTACGACCTCGTGCTCGGAGCCATCTTCGTGAGCCTCCTCGTCGGTGCGCTGGTCGGAGCCTACACCGCGGTGTCGATACTGGTTGCGACCGTTGTCGCCTGTACGGTCGCCGTTGGGATGATCGGCCACGCGCTGTTCGTTCGCGGACCCGTCGATGCCCTCGAGGACCTCTCCGAAGAGGTCGACGCCGTCGGCCCCATCGAGTTCGCCGACTGATCAGGGTCGGGCGGTCACCAGCACGGCGACGAGACCCAACACGACCGCGGGAACCAACGGCAAGACGAGATACGCCACGAAGAACGGCAGCATGTCCGGCGGCTGAAAGAGGATAATCGCGGGCGCGACGAGAAAGGTAAGGACGACCACGCCGACGAGCGTCCAGCCCTGCCAGTCGAACTCCCGATCCGCGGGGTCGGTCGTCGTCTCGACCCCCGGTTCGTAGACGTATCCCCGATCGTCGCTCATTACTCTAGTTCGCTGTCCGGAACCACAACTACCTTTCCAAAGCCCTCGCGCTCCTCGATGATCTCGTGGGCGCGGGCGGCCTCGCTCATCGGCAGGACCTCTCGAATCGCCGGCTCGAAGGTGCCGTCCCAGACCAGTTCGAGGGCCGTCTCGGCCTGCTCGGGGGTGGCCATCGTCGAGCCGATCACCGAGAGCTGGTTCCAGAACATCCGGTTGAGGCCGGCACCGGGGTTCGGGCCCGTGGTCGCCCCGCAGGTGACGATCCGCCCGCCCTTCGCGAGGCTTTTCAAGGATTCGTCCCACGTCGCCTCGCCGATGTGGTCGACCACCATGTCGACGCCTCGCCCGTCGGTCAGCGACTTGACCTCGCTTCCGAACTCCGTCTCGGCGTAGTTGATCGTCCCGTCGGCGCCGATCCCCTCCGCGTACTCCAACTTCTCGTCGGAACTCGCCGTCGCGTACACCGTCGCGCCCGCGTGGGTGGCGACCTGAACGGCGGCGTGGCCGACCCCGCCCGACGCACCCAGCACCAGAACGTCCTCGCCGGCCTGCAGTTCGCCGCGCTCGATGAGCATGCGCCAGGCGGTCTGGAAGACCAGCGGCGCGGCCGCCGCGGTCTCCCAGTCGACGTGCTCAGGCACGGGGATGAGGTTGTCCTCGGGGATCGCCGCGTACTCGCTGTGGACCCCGCGGACGTGCTCGCCGATGATGTGAAAGCGCGGGTCGAGCGTCGGGTCGTCCATGCGCTCGTCGCCGACGCCCGCGATGAGCGCGACCCGGTCGTCCTCCGAAAATCGGGTGACGTCCGTCCCCACGTCCGCAACGACGCCCGCACAGTCGCTGCCCGGGATGTGGGGCATCTCCAGGTCGAGCCCCGGCATTCCCTTTCGTGTCCAGATGTCGAGGTGGTTCAACGCGCCGGCCTTCACGTCGACGAGCACCTCGTCGTTCTCGATTTCGGGGTCGGGAAACTCGCCGTACTCGATCACGTCGCGCCCGCCGTGCTCCGAGAACTGGACTGCGTCCATACGCGTGGGCATGGCTACCGCACCCAAAACTGTACTGGTGGCGGCCTTTTAGACGCTGGCCCGCGAAGGCGGAGTATGGCCGAGGAGACGCGACACGACGACCGCAAGAACGACCACGACCACCACGAGGGGGACGGCGAGGACGATCACGGCGACCACGACCATGATCACCACGCCCAAGACGCCGAAGAGATCCGTGCAGGCGTCGTCACCGTCTCCTCCTCGCGCGAATCCGGCGATGACCCCTCCGGCAACGCCATCATCGAGATCCTCGAGGGCGAGGGGATCGAACTGACCCACCGCGAACTCATCCCCGACGAGTTCGACCGGGTCCAACGGTCGGTGGACAACCTCACGGATCGCGAGGACGTCGATCTCATCGTCACGACCGGTGGAACCGGCGTCACGCCCGACGACGTCACCGTCGAGGCCGTTGAGCCGCTGGTCAGCAAGACGCTTCCGGGATTCGGCGAACTGTTCCGACGGCTCTCCTACGACGAGGTCGGCACCCACGTCGTCGCGACGCGGGCGATCGCCGGCGTCGCGGACGGCGTACCCGTGTTCTGCCTGCCCGGCAGCGAGAACGCCGTCCGGCTCGGCACCCGCGAAATCATCGTCGAGGAGGTCCCGCATCTAATCGGTCTCGCCACGCGCGAGGACGAACCCGAGGCGTAGACCGAATCGAGTTCGACCGGCCGGATTCGGGCCGCTCAGACGACCTCGATCTCCGCCGCTCGCCGTCGCTTCTCGTATTCCTCGCCTCGCCCGGAGACGATCGCTCCGAGTCGATCCTCGTATTCGGAGAGAGTCCAGGGACCCCGGCCTCCTTCGCCCGACGGCGTCGGTGCCGCCATCGTCGCCTGATACTCGTCGATCGAGAGCAGGACGTGGGAACTCACCGGCGATCCCGAATAGATGACCCAGTACCGATAGCCGGCGTCGATCGTGGCGTCGTCGTGGCCGGCCCACTCGGAGGCCTGTTTCCAGTCGACGCCGCGTCCGCGCTCGATCCGGAGCGCGACGTCCTGCTCGTACACCCAGGTGATGTGCTTGTAATCGGCCGTTTCTAGCAAACCGAAGTCACATTTGTGAAACTTCCAGTCGTCCGGTTCGGAGTTACAAATCGTCCGGCGTATTTCGTCGATACTAGTCATACGCACGTCGAGTCACGGTCACCCCATAAATCTAGCGTCGGTCGAAAGGGGAGTTCGTCGATTCAGGACGGCAGCGGACAGAGGCTCGCGGTGAACACAACCATTTCGTCGGTGTCGTTTCGCGCGCCGTGGGCGACCCCGCGCTCGTGGAGCACCACGCCCGGTGCGGCGATGTCCTCCTCGATGTCGCTCTGGAGCACCGTTACGGTTCCTTCGAGGACGTGAAAGACGTTCGTCGAGTCGCCGTGTTCGTGCGCCGAGAGTTCAGCGCCGGGTCCGAGCGCGAAGGCCTTGACGAGCACGTCGTCCTCTACCACTAGCTCCGTGCTTTCGACCTCGCCGTCGTCGGGATCGAGGCCGTGTTCCCCGTAGCGATCGAGTGCCATGGCAGGCCTTCGACGGATCGGCACAAAAACGCGGCGGTCGCTCGGCTTACAGTTCCTCTGCGATCGCCTCGGGACTCAGAAGGTCGGGGTCGACGATCAGATCCGCGAGCGGCTGGGCGAACTCCGGGAGCGAATCGGCGGCGTAAACGATGATTCGGAGCTCCTCGTTGAGTTCGCGCGCGACCGGAATGCCGGTGGCGTGAACCGTGTCGGTGATCGCGAAGACCGTAGCGTCCTCGATACCGGCCGTTTCGAGCGCCACACGGTCGGCAAATCCCTCGATCCGGGTCACCTCGAATCCCTCGGCTTCGAGCGCCTCGCCCAGTCCGTCTTCGTCCTCGCCCGCGATGACTGCGTTCATCACTCGTACTCGATGGTCGCAGGCGGCTTGTGTGTGACGTCGTAGACCACGCGCGCGACGTTCTCGTTCTCGCCCGTGATCCGGCTCTGGATGCGCTGGAGCGTCTCCCAGTCGATCTCCTGTGCGCGGGCGGTCATACCATCGCGGGACTCGACCGACCGGACGGCGACGACCCAACCGTGAACCCGGTTGTCGCCCTTGACGCCCGTCGCCTTGCCGATGACGGCCGCCAGCGCCTGCCACGGCTCGTACTCCTCGAGTTCGTCCTCGACGACGTGACACGCCTCGCGCGCCACTTCTACCTTCTCCTCGGTGACCTCGCCGATGACTCGGACCGCGAGCCCGGGGCCGGGAAACGGCATGCGCTCGGCGACGAGTTCGTCGAGGCCGAGTTCGCGTGCGACCTCCCGGACCTCGTCCTTGTAGAGGTCACGCACCGGCTCGACGATCCCCTCGAAGTCGATTCGCTCGGGGAGCCCGCCGACGTTGTGATGCGACTTGATCCCGCCCTCAGATTCGATGCGGTCGGGGTAGATCGTCCCCTGCACGAGATAGTCGGCGTCGGCCTCCCGGGCCTCGCGCTCGAACTCCCGGATGAACCCTTCCCCGATCACCTCCCGTTTCTCCTCGGGGTCGGTCACGCCCGAGAGCGCGTCGAGGAAGCGCTCCTCGGCGTCGACCACCCGAAGCGACTCCATATAGGAGAAGGTGTCGCTCACTTGCTCGGTCTCGCCCTTTCGCATCAGCCCGGTGTCGACGTAGACCGGCGTCAGCTGTGCGCCGACGGCCTCGTAGGCCAACGCCGCCGCGACCGAGGAATCGACCCCACCCGACAGCGCGATCACGGCGTCCGCGTCGCCGATCTCCGCTTCGATCTCCTCAACTGCCTCGTCGATGAATTCTTTGGCGTTGACCATTAGGCTTCGACCTCCGTTCGAGCGTGTTCGAGGACGGCATCGACCAGCCCGACGAAGGGCGGGCTCGCCCGGCCCGGCCGCGAGCGGAACTCGGGATGGAACTGCGTGCCGAGGAAGTACGGGTGGTCCTCGATCTCGAGGATCTCCATGCGGTTGTTGGCTCGCCCGGAGAAGGTGAGTCCCGCCGATTCCAGTCGCTCGATGTACTCCGGATTGACTTCGTAGCGGTGGCGGTGGCGCTCGGTGCACGAGGTCGCACCACCGTAGACCTCGCTTGCGAGGGTACTCGATTGAATATCGGTGTCGTGAGCGCCGAGCCGCATCGTCCCGCCCATGTCCTCGACCTCGTACTGTTCGGGCAGGATATCGATCACGGGGTGGTCGGTCTCGGCGTCGATCTCGGCCGAATGAGCGCCCTCGAGCCCGCAGACGTGCCGGGCGTAGTCGACGACCGCCATCTGAAAGCCCAGACAAAGCCCGAGGAAGGGAACCTCGTTCTCGCGAGCGTAGCGGATCGCCTCGAGCTTTCCTCGGGTGCCCCGCGAGCCGAACCCGCCGGGGACGACGATCCCGTCGGCCTCCTCCAGGCGCTCCTGATGGGCCGCGGCCATCTCGTCCGAATCGACCCATTGGATGTTGACCTCGACGTTTCGCTCCAGCCCGGCGTGTTTCAGCGCCTCGTGGATCGAGAGGTACGCGTCCTCGAGGGCGTACTTGCCCACGAGTGCGATCTCGATCTCCCGGTCGGCCTCCTGGGTGACCAGATCGCGCCACTCGTTTTTGCGCTCGCCCTCGGGCAGGGCCTCCTCGGCGAGTCCCAATCGCTCCATGACGTACTCGTCGAGCCCTTCCTCCTCGACCATCAGGGGCACCTGATAGATATCGGGCACGTCGGGGTTCGAGAACACCGCCTCGGTGGGGACGTCGCCGAACAGGGCGATCTTCTCCTTGGTTTCGGGTTCGAGGTGGTCGTCACACCGCCCGACGACGATGTCGGGCTGGAGGCCGATCGATCGCAGTTCCTTCACCGAGTGTTGGGTCGGCTTGGTCTTCTGTTCGCCGTTCTTCGAGTACGGGACGAGGGTGACGTGGGCGAAGAGGATGTCCTCATCGTCCTCCTCGTGGGCGAACTGGCGCAGGGCTTCGAGATACGGCATCCCCTCGATGTCGCCGACGGTTCCCCCGACCTCGATGAGACAGACGTCGGTGCCCTCGGCGGCTTCCCTGATTCGCCGTTTGATGTCGTCGGTGATGTGGGGGATGATCTGGACGGTCTCGCCCAGGTAGTCGCCCGAGCGTTCCTTCTCGATGACGTGCTGGTAGGTCTTGCCCGTCGTGACGTTATGATCGAACGTCATGTCGATGTCGAGAAAGCGCTCGTAGTTCCCCAGATCGAGGTCGACCTCGCCGCCGTCCTTCAACACGTATACTTCCCCGTGCTGGTAGGGGTTCATCGTCCCGGCATCGACGTTCAGGTAGGGATCGATCTTCACCGCGGTCACCGAGAAGCCGGCGTTTTTCAACAGCCGGCCGGTGCTCGCGGCGGTGATCCCCTTTCCGAGGCCGCTCATCACGCCCCCAGTCACGAAAATGAACTTCCTCCCGAGGGAGGGATCGTAATCGGTCGGCATACTGACCCTGTGCGAAGGGGATAAAAAACCGTTTCGGAGCCGAGGGACTGTGCCCTCGCCCCGTCGAAAACCTCCTCCATCTCATCGATTCCGAGAACGAACTCCGGGCCGAACTCGCCGGCCGGCAT
The DNA window shown above is from Halalkalicoccus subterraneus and carries:
- a CDS encoding cupin domain-containing protein, with amino-acid sequence MALDRYGEHGLDPDDGEVESTELVVEDDVLVKAFALGPGAELSAHEHGDSTNVFHVLEGTVTVLQSDIEEDIAAPGVVLHERGVAHGARNDTDEMVVFTASLCPLPS
- a CDS encoding CTP synthase — encoded protein: MPTDYDPSLGRKFIFVTGGVMSGLGKGITAASTGRLLKNAGFSVTAVKIDPYLNVDAGTMNPYQHGEVYVLKDGGEVDLDLGNYERFLDIDMTFDHNVTTGKTYQHVIEKERSGDYLGETVQIIPHITDDIKRRIREAAEGTDVCLIEVGGTVGDIEGMPYLEALRQFAHEEDDEDILFAHVTLVPYSKNGEQKTKPTQHSVKELRSIGLQPDIVVGRCDDHLEPETKEKIALFGDVPTEAVFSNPDVPDIYQVPLMVEEEGLDEYVMERLGLAEEALPEGERKNEWRDLVTQEADREIEIALVGKYALEDAYLSIHEALKHAGLERNVEVNIQWVDSDEMAAAHQERLEEADGIVVPGGFGSRGTRGKLEAIRYARENEVPFLGLCLGFQMAVVDYARHVCGLEGAHSAEIDAETDHPVIDILPEQYEVEDMGGTMRLGAHDTDIQSSTLASEVYGGATSCTERHRHRYEVNPEYIERLESAGLTFSGRANNRMEILEIEDHPYFLGTQFHPEFRSRPGRASPPFVGLVDAVLEHARTEVEA
- a CDS encoding MogA/MoaB family molybdenum cofactor biosynthesis protein — encoded protein: MAEETRHDDRKNDHDHHEGDGEDDHGDHDHDHHAQDAEEIRAGVVTVSSSRESGDDPSGNAIIEILEGEGIELTHRELIPDEFDRVQRSVDNLTDREDVDLIVTTGGTGVTPDDVTVEAVEPLVSKTLPGFGELFRRLSYDEVGTHVVATRAIAGVADGVPVFCLPGSENAVRLGTREIIVEEVPHLIGLATREDEPEA
- the guaA gene encoding glutamine-hydrolyzing GMP synthase, giving the protein MVNAKEFIDEAVEEIEAEIGDADAVIALSGGVDSSVAAALAYEAVGAQLTPVYVDTGLMRKGETEQVSDTFSYMESLRVVDAEERFLDALSGVTDPEEKREVIGEGFIREFEREAREADADYLVQGTIYPDRIESEGGIKSHHNVGGLPERIDFEGIVEPVRDLYKDEVREVARELGLDELVAERMPFPGPGLAVRVIGEVTEEKVEVAREACHVVEDELEEYEPWQALAAVIGKATGVKGDNRVHGWVVAVRSVESRDGMTARAQEIDWETLQRIQSRITGENENVARVVYDVTHKPPATIEYE
- a CDS encoding DUF7126 family protein, encoding MNAVIAGEDEDGLGEALEAEGFEVTRIEGFADRVALETAGIEDATVFAITDTVHATGIPVARELNEELRIIVYAADSLPEFAQPLADLIVDPDLLSPEAIAEEL
- a CDS encoding zinc-binding dehydrogenase; amino-acid sequence: MDAVQFSEHGGRDVIEYGEFPDPEIENDEVLVDVKAGALNHLDIWTRKGMPGLDLEMPHIPGSDCAGVVADVGTDVTRFSEDDRVALIAGVGDERMDDPTLDPRFHIIGEHVRGVHSEYAAIPEDNLIPVPEHVDWETAAAAPLVFQTAWRMLIERGELQAGEDVLVLGASGGVGHAAVQVATHAGATVYATASSDEKLEYAEGIGADGTINYAETEFGSEVKSLTDGRGVDMVVDHIGEATWDESLKSLAKGGRIVTCGATTGPNPGAGLNRMFWNQLSVIGSTMATPEQAETALELVWDGTFEPAIREVLPMSEAARAHEIIEEREGFGKVVVVPDSELE